In the genome of Candidatus Ruthia magnifica str. Cm (Calyptogena magnifica), one region contains:
- the rpmC gene encoding 50S ribosomal protein L29, giving the protein MNVKELRNQDVSTLNETLIKLLKKHFELRMQHKSAQLDDASKLGKTKRSIAQVKTIIRQKQV; this is encoded by the coding sequence ATGAATGTTAAAGAGTTAAGAAATCAAGACGTTTCAACACTTAATGAAACCTTGATTAAACTTCTAAAGAAGCATTTTGAGTTGCGTATGCAACATAAAAGTGCACAATTGGATGATGCTTCAAAGTTGGGAAAAACTAAAAGATCTATTGCACAAGTTAAAACCATTATTAGGCAGAAACAAGTATGA
- the rpsQ gene encoding 30S ribosomal protein S17, whose amino-acid sequence MSEKKVERVLTGTVVSNNRNKTIAVLIERKVRHPIYKKYIKRSTKVHAHDEKNKCALGDLVRVVEAKPFSKTKHWALLEVVEKSVFVD is encoded by the coding sequence ATGAGTGAAAAAAAAGTAGAACGTGTATTAACAGGCACGGTTGTGAGTAACAATCGTAACAAGACCATTGCTGTTTTAATTGAACGCAAAGTAAGACATCCTATTTACAAAAAATACATTAAACGCAGCACCAAAGTTCATGCGCATGATGAAAAAAATAAATGTGCACTTGGCGATTTAGTTCGAGTGGTTGAAGCAAAACCATTTTCAAAAACTAAACATTGGGCATTACTGGAAGTGGTTGAAAAATCAGTTTTTGTTGATTAA
- the rplN gene encoding 50S ribosomal protein L14 has translation MIQMQTKLKVADNSGGVKAMCIKVLGGSKRRYANIGDVIKVSIKEAASRGKVKKGDVYDAVVVRTAHGVRRSDGSCIRFDNNAIVLLNTKLEPIGTRIFGPVTRELRSAQFMKIVSLAPEVL, from the coding sequence ATGATTCAAATGCAAACAAAACTTAAGGTCGCAGATAATAGTGGTGGTGTTAAAGCGATGTGTATTAAAGTACTGGGCGGTTCTAAGCGTCGTTATGCTAATATCGGTGATGTCATTAAGGTCAGTATTAAAGAAGCCGCATCGCGTGGTAAAGTTAAAAAAGGCGATGTGTATGATGCAGTTGTTGTACGTACTGCTCATGGTGTTCGCCGTAGTGATGGGTCTTGTATTCGTTTCGATAATAATGCAATTGTACTTCTAAATACAAAACTTGAGCCAATCGGTACTCGTATTTTTGGTCCAGTGACTCGTGAATTACGCAGTGCACAATTTATGAAAATTGTCTCACTTGCACCAGAGGTTTTATGA
- the rplX gene encoding 50S ribosomal protein L24 encodes MKKIKLNDEVIIITGKNKDSTGAVIKVLDSKVLVEGLNLAKKHVRSNPNAGVTGGITEIEVPLAVSNVAIYNSATKKADRVGIRTNKDGIKERFFKSNNEVIV; translated from the coding sequence ATGAAAAAGATTAAATTAAACGATGAAGTTATTATTATTACTGGCAAAAATAAAGACTCTACAGGTGCAGTAATCAAGGTGTTAGATTCTAAGGTGTTAGTTGAGGGCTTAAATCTTGCAAAAAAACATGTAAGATCTAACCCAAATGCAGGTGTTACGGGTGGTATTACAGAGATAGAAGTTCCTCTAGCGGTTTCTAATGTTGCTATTTATAATTCAGCAACTAAAAAAGCTGATAGAGTGGGCATCCGAACTAATAAAGACGGCATTAAGGAAAGATTTTTTAAATCAAATAATGAAGTAATCGTTTGA
- the rplE gene encoding 50S ribosomal protein L5, with protein sequence MSRLQEQYKNEILPALQKELDMSNPMQVPKIEKITINMGLGSALGDKKVLQSALKEMSLISGQKPLICNARKSVASFKLREGNPIGCKVTLRKERMYEFLDRLINIAIPRIRDFRGFKATAFDGRGNYNMGITEQITFAEIDFEKVTRILGMDIAITTTAKSDEEAKKLLVMFKFPFKG encoded by the coding sequence GTGTCTAGATTACAAGAACAATACAAAAATGAAATTTTACCAGCTTTGCAAAAAGAACTAGATATGTCTAATCCTATGCAAGTGCCTAAAATTGAAAAAATTACAATCAATATGGGATTGGGTAGTGCATTGGGTGATAAAAAAGTACTGCAAAGTGCATTGAAAGAAATGAGCCTTATTTCTGGTCAAAAGCCATTAATTTGTAATGCACGTAAATCGGTGGCAAGTTTTAAGCTAAGAGAAGGAAATCCAATTGGTTGTAAGGTCACTTTACGTAAAGAAAGAATGTATGAATTTCTTGATCGGTTGATTAATATTGCCATTCCTCGTATTCGAGATTTTCGTGGTTTTAAGGCCACTGCATTTGACGGTCGCGGCAATTATAACATGGGTATTACTGAACAAATTACGTTTGCTGAAATTGATTTTGAAAAAGTAACAAGAATACTTGGGATGGATATTGCTATTACCACCACTGCAAAAAGTGATGAAGAGGCTAAGAAATTATTGGTAATGTTTAAATTCCCATTTAAAGGATAA
- the rpsN gene encoding 30S ribosomal protein S14 has product MAKKSMINRDIKRTKLVEKYKVKRLELKKIIKSINVSDEERFQATIKLQALPRDASPTRQRNRCALTGRPHGFYRKFGLARTKLRERTMNGEAPGLSKASW; this is encoded by the coding sequence ATGGCTAAAAAGTCTATGATAAATAGAGACATCAAGCGTACAAAACTGGTTGAAAAATACAAAGTAAAACGTCTTGAGCTTAAAAAAATTATTAAGAGTATTAACGTATCTGATGAAGAACGTTTTCAAGCAACCATTAAGTTACAGGCTCTGCCACGTGATGCTTCACCAACACGTCAGCGTAATCGTTGCGCTTTGACAGGTCGTCCACATGGTTTTTACCGTAAGTTTGGCCTTGCTAGAACTAAACTTAGAGAGCGTACTATGAATGGTGAAGCTCCAGGTCTATCTAAAGCAAGCTGGTAA
- the rpsH gene encoding 30S ribosomal protein S8 — MSMSDPIADMLTRIRNAQMVEKKEVNVPASNLKSAIASVMQEEGYIKSFSVDGIAASKTLNIKLKYYDNKSVIEKLKRISKPSLRVYVSSSQMPSVMNGLGIVIVSTPKGVMTGQTAYEQNIGGEVLCSVY; from the coding sequence ATGAGTATGTCCGATCCTATTGCTGATATGTTAACGCGCATTCGCAACGCACAAATGGTTGAGAAGAAAGAAGTTAACGTTCCAGCGTCAAATTTAAAATCTGCCATTGCAAGTGTGATGCAAGAAGAAGGCTATATTAAATCTTTTAGTGTTGATGGCATTGCTGCTAGTAAAACATTAAACATCAAATTAAAATATTATGACAATAAGTCAGTCATTGAAAAATTAAAGCGTATATCAAAGCCAAGTTTAAGAGTTTATGTGAGCAGTTCACAAATGCCAAGTGTTATGAATGGCTTAGGTATTGTTATTGTTTCTACGCCTAAAGGTGTGATGACTGGACAAACAGCATATGAGCAAAATATAGGTGGCGAAGTTTTATGCAGCGTTTATTAA
- the rplF gene encoding 50S ribosomal protein L6 encodes MSRVAKSPITIPTGVEVTITSNLMSVKGRFGQLNMSIHPCIVITNTNNKLSFDITITEKKEQKKAWAQAGTARANTANLIQGVTEGWEKKLTLIGVGYRAKVMERVLNLTLGFSHPINYKLPEGITVEAPSQTEIIIKGMDKQKVGQVAAEIRAYHPPEPYKGKGVCYIDEQVVRKEAKKK; translated from the coding sequence ATGTCTAGAGTTGCAAAATCACCTATTACCATACCAACTGGTGTTGAAGTTACTATTACTAGTAATTTAATGTCTGTCAAGGGTAGGTTTGGTCAGTTGAATATGAGTATTCATCCTTGTATTGTAATTACAAATACTAATAATAAACTTAGCTTTGATATAACTATTACTGAAAAGAAAGAGCAAAAGAAAGCTTGGGCTCAAGCTGGCACAGCAAGGGCTAATACTGCAAATCTTATTCAAGGCGTAACAGAAGGTTGGGAAAAGAAGTTAACCCTAATTGGTGTTGGTTATCGCGCCAAAGTGATGGAGAGGGTGCTGAATCTTACGTTGGGCTTTTCACACCCAATTAATTACAAACTTCCAGAAGGTATTACCGTTGAAGCACCCTCTCAAACTGAAATTATTATCAAAGGTATGGATAAGCAAAAAGTAGGTCAAGTAGCTGCTGAAATTAGAGCTTATCATCCGCCAGAGCCCTATAAAGGTAAGGGCGTTTGCTACATTGATGAGCAGGTTGTTCGTAAAGAAGCTAAAAAGAAATAA
- the rplR gene encoding 50S ribosomal protein L18: MKLSKKQARLRRATKFRAKHAQGSTKRLCVHKTAQHIYAQIISPCGTKVLASASTLTAKLKNGGNVDAATKVGKEIAKAATSVKVIKVAFDRSGFKYHGRVKALADAAREGGLDF, from the coding sequence ATGAAACTTTCTAAAAAACAAGCTCGTTTAAGAAGAGCGACCAAATTTAGAGCTAAACACGCACAAGGAAGTACTAAGCGCTTGTGTGTTCACAAAACTGCACAGCATATTTATGCTCAGATTATTAGTCCTTGTGGTACTAAAGTTTTGGCCTCAGCTTCAACATTGACAGCTAAACTTAAAAATGGTGGTAATGTAGATGCAGCAACTAAAGTTGGCAAAGAAATTGCTAAAGCTGCCACTAGTGTAAAAGTAATAAAGGTAGCTTTTGACCGTTCTGGATTTAAATATCATGGTCGTGTTAAAGCGTTGGCTGACGCGGCGAGAGAAGGTGGTTTAGACTTCTAA
- the rpsE gene encoding 30S ribosomal protein S5 — protein sequence MAEYKKNNNNDDKDYIEKLVNIRRVVKVVKGGRIFGFSALVVVGDGNGKVGYGTGKAREVPVAIQKAMDKARKRMKSVSLVNGTLHYPIVSSVGAAKVYMQPASEGTGVIAGGPMRSVLEAVGVHNILAKCNGTRNPISVVRATVEGLTSMSSPQLVAAKRGKTVDQITRKG from the coding sequence ATGGCTGAATATAAGAAAAATAACAACAACGATGATAAGGATTATATTGAAAAATTGGTTAATATTCGTCGTGTTGTAAAAGTAGTAAAAGGTGGCCGTATCTTTGGTTTTTCAGCGCTTGTTGTTGTTGGTGATGGTAACGGTAAAGTTGGCTATGGCACAGGAAAAGCGCGTGAAGTGCCTGTCGCTATTCAAAAAGCAATGGATAAAGCGCGCAAAAGAATGAAGTCTGTTTCACTGGTAAACGGTACGCTTCATTATCCAATTGTCTCAAGCGTTGGTGCGGCTAAAGTTTATATGCAGCCAGCCTCAGAAGGTACGGGTGTTATTGCTGGCGGTCCAATGCGTAGTGTATTGGAGGCAGTGGGTGTACATAATATTTTGGCAAAATGTAACGGTACTCGTAATCCAATTAGTGTGGTGCGTGCAACGGTTGAAGGGTTGACTTCTATGTCATCTCCACAATTAGTTGCTGCTAAGCGTGGCAAGACTGTTGATCAAATTACTAGGAAAGGATAA